In Camelina sativa cultivar DH55 chromosome 16, Cs, whole genome shotgun sequence, a single window of DNA contains:
- the LOC104750251 gene encoding eIF-2-alpha kinase activator GCN1-like isoform X2, with translation MASPSESLLAISGSVSTSSTLIRLRIFRHDIPEILQNSDMTSEIAPVLVDIIFQTLAIYDDRSSRKAVDDLIVKGLGNVTFMKTFAAMLVQVMDKQLKCCFDSVSYRLLTWSCLLLENSQFATVSKNAFARVASTQASILRTIMESSFRMQRACKRFMFHLFSQSQAIYNLYMDEVKGSRIPCKDAPELLGLLLEFSCSSPALFEQSKAIFIDIYVKDVLNAREKQKQNLSKCFQPLLQRLSHEEFQTVILPAAVKMLKRNPEIVLESVGFLLANVNIDLSKYALEVLPVILPQARHVDEDRRLGALSMVRCLSEKSSNPDTIEAMFASVKAIIGGSEGRLQSPHQRIGMLNAVQELASAPEGKYIGCLSTTVCSFLIACYKDEGNEDVKLSILSAVASWASRSSDAIQPNLVSFIATGLKEKETLRRGHLRCLRIICRNPDTISQISALLSPLIQLVKTGFTKAVQRLDGIYALLTVSKIAACDIKAEDTVVKEKLWTLISLNEPSLVQISLASKLSSEDCVVCVELLEVLLVEHSSRVLEAFSLKSLSKLLLFLLCHPSWNVRKTAYSSVTKIFLASSQLATTLLDEFSDFLSITGDQIVSPRTSDAENPVDHQAPFVPSVEVLVKALIVISSAAVTGPPSSWIVRSIFCSHHPSIVGTAKRDAVWKRLQKCLKTCGFDVATFLSTNGRSVCKSLLGPMGLMSSKIPEQEAAVSSLSTLMSLAPEDTFTVFKMHLQELPDRLSHDMLSVTDINIFHTPEGMLLSEQGIYVAETIGAKYTRQEPSSNHSLKKGLASREAANSGRRDTSKLTKKAGKTAKEEARELMLKEEASTRENVHRIQKSLSLVLHALGEMGLANPVFCHSQLPFLATFLDPLLRSPIVSATAFENLVKLARCTVQPLCNWALEISTALRLIAIDEVDTSSDFRPSVDKAGKTDEGLFERIINGLSISCKSGPLPVDTFTFIFPILERILLSSKRTKLHDDVLHILCMHLDPMLPLPRLRMISVLYHLLGVVPAYQASVGPALNELCLGLQADDVANALYGVYSKDVHVRMACLNAVKCIPAVSKCSLPQNVDIATNIWIALHDPEKSVAEAADDIWSRYGYDLGIDYSGIFKALSHTNLNVRLAAAEALADALHESPASIQLSLSTLFSLYIRDATSGEDVFDAGWIGRQGIALALQSAADVLTTKDLPAVMTFLISRALADPNTDVRGRMINAGIMIIDKHGKENVSLLFPIFENYLNKEASDEKEYDLVREGVVIFTGALAKHLAKDDPKVHTVVEKLLEVLNTPSECVQRAVSTCLSPLVLSKQEDAPALFSRLLDKLMKSDKYGERRGAAFGLAGVIMGFGISSLKKYGLIVTLQEALIDRNSAKRREGALLAFECLCEKLGKLFEPYVIKMLPLLLVLFSDQVGAVREAAECAARAMMSQLSAYGVKLVLPSLLKGLEDKAWRTKQSSVQLLGAMAFCAPQQLSQCLPRVVPKLTEVLTDTHPKVQSAGQLALQQVGSVIKNPEISSLVPTLLLALTDPNEYTRHSLDILLQTTFVNSVDAPSLALLVPIVHRGLRERSSETKKKASQIVGNMCSLVTEPKDMIPYIGLLLPEVKKVLVDPIPEVRSVAARAVGSLIRGMGEDNFPDLVPWLFETLKSDASNVERSGAAQGLSEVLAALGTDYFENLLPDLIRHCSHQKASVRDGYLTLFKFLPRSLGTQFQKYLQLVLPAILDGLADENESVRDAALGAGHVLVEHHATTSLPLLLPAVEDGIFNDNWRIRQSSVELLGDLLFKVAGTSGKALLEGGSDDEGASTEAQGRAIIDILGMDKRNEVLAALYMVRTDVSLSVRQAALHVWKTIVANTPKTLKEIMPILMSTLISSLASPSSERRQVAGRSLGELVRKLGERVLPLIIPILSKGLKDPDVDKRQGVCIGLNEVMASAGRSQLLSFMDQLIPTIRTALCDSALEVRESAGLAFSTLYKSAGLQAMDEIIPTLLEALEDDEMSTTALDGLKQIISVRTSAVLPHILPKLVHLPLSALNAHALGALAEVAGAGFNTHLGTILPALLSAMGDENKEVHSLAQEAAERVVLVIDEEGVETLLSELLKGVSDIQASIRRSSAYLIGYFFKSSKLYLIDEAPNMISTLIVMLSDSDSTTVAVSWEALARVVGSVPKEVLPSYIKLVRDAVSTARDKERRKRKGGYVVIPGLCLPKSLKPLLPVFLQGLISGSAELREQAALGLGELIEVTSEQALKEFVIPITGPLIRIIGDRFPWQVKSAILATLIILIQRGGMALKPFLPQLQTTFVKCLQDSSRTIRSSAALALGKLSALSTRIDPLVGDLMTSFQAADSGVREAILFAMRGVIKHAGKSIGPAVRLLIFDLLKDLLHHDDDQVRISATSMLGVLSQYLEAAQLSVLLQEVRDLSASQNWCATHGSVLCISSLLKHNPSTIMTSSLFSSMLNSLKSSLKDEKFPLRESSTKALGRLLLHQLAIDPSNTKVVIDVLSSIVSALHDDSSEVRRRALSSLKAFAKDNPSATIANVSVIGPPLAECLKDGNTPVRLAAERCALHVFQLTKGAENVQAAQKYITGLDARRLSKFPEQSDDSESDDDNAIG, from the exons ATATGACGTCTGAGATTGCACCCGTTCTGGTTGACATAATATTTCAAACATTGGCTATATATGATGACCGCAGCTCACGGAAAGCTGTGGATGATTTGATTGTTAAGGGCCTCGGAAATGTTACTTTCATGAAAACTTTTGCGGCCATGCTTGTACAAGTTATGGACAAACAGTTGAAATGTTGTTTTGATTCCGTCAGTTACAGACTACTGACTTGGTCATGTCTTCTTCTGGAAAATAGTCAGTTCGCTACAGTTTCTAAGAATGCATTTGCTAGAGTCGCATCAACACAGGCTTCCATACTTCGTACTATTATGGAGAGCTCTTTCCGCATGCAGAGGGCTTGTAAAAGATTTATGTTTCATTTGTTCTCTCAG TCACAAGCTATCTACAATTTATATATGGATGAAGTTAAAGGTTCCCGGATTCCATGTAAGGATGCCCCTGAGTTATTAGGACTACTACTAGAGTTCTCTTGTTCGTCTCCTGCTCTATTTGAACAGTCTAAG GCCATATTTATTGATATCTATGTTAAAGATGTCCTGAATGCCAGAGAAAAGCAGAAACAAAATCTTAGTAAATGCTTCCAACCTCTTCTTCAACGGTTGTCGCATGAGGAATTTCAAACTGTCATCCTTCCAGCAGCTGTTAAAATGTTGAAGCGCAATCCAGAAATTGTCTTGGAATCTGTTGGCTTTCTATTAGCTAATGTTAACATTGATTTAAGTAAGTATGCCCTGGAAGTGCTACCAGTTATATTACCACAAGCTCGACATGTGGATGAAGACAGGCGTCTTGGAGCTTTGTCAATGGTTAGGTGCTTAAGTGAAAAATCAAGTAATCCTGATACTATAGAAGCAATGTTTGCTTCAGTTAAAGCCATAATTGGAG GTTCTGAAGGAAGACTTCAATCTCCACATCAAAGAATTGGAATGCTGAATGCAGTGCAAGAACTTGCAAGTGCTCCTGAAGGAAAGTATATTGGTTGTTTGTCGACGACAGTATGCAGCTTTCTCATAGCCTGCTACAAGGATGAAG GAAATGAAGACGTAAAACTTTCAATCTTGTCTGCCGTTGCTTCCTGGGCATCACGATCTTCTGATGCTATCCAACCAAACTTAGTTTCTTTTATTGCTACCGGCCTCAAGGAGAAAGAAACTCTAAGGAGGGGGCATCTCCGCTGTCTACGAATCATATGCAGAAATCCTGATACTATATCCCAG ATATCAGCCTTGCTATCCCCTTTAATTCAACTTGTAAAGACAGGATTTACAAAGGCAGTACAACGTCTAGATGGGATATATGCTCTACTGACCGTTTCCAAAATTGCTGCCTGTGACATCAAAGCAG AGGATACTGTGGTGAAGGAGAAATTATGGACTTTGATATCTCTAAATGAGCCTTCACTTGTGCAAATTAGTTTG GCCTCAAAACTTTCGAGTGAAGATTGTGTAGTATGTGTTGAGCTTCTTGAGGTGCTCCTCGTGGAACATTCCTCCAG GGTTTTGGAAGCATTTTCACTGAAATCACTATCAAAG TTGCTTCTATTTCTACTTTGCCATCCAAGCTGGAATGTTCGTAAAACAGCTTACAGTTCTGTTACAAAGATCTTTCTCGCAAGTTCACAGCTAGCCACTACTCTTTTAGACGAGTTCTCGGACTTTCTTTCCATAACTGGGGACCAAATCGTTTCTCCTAGAACCAG TGACGCAGAAAATCCTGTGGATCATCAAGCTCCTTTCGTTCCTTCTGTAGAGGTGTTAGTGAAGGCTTTGATTGTCATATCATCGGCAGCAGTTACTGGACCTCCAAGCTCATGGATTGTTCGTAGCATATTTTGCTCGCATCATCCAAGCATAGTTGGGACTGCAAAAAGAGACGCTGTCTGGAAG AGATTGCAAAAGTGTCTCAAAACTTGTGGTTTTGATGTTGCTACTTTTTTGTCGACCAATGGAAGAAGTGTTTGCAAG AGTCTACTTGGACCGATGGGTTTAATGAGTTCTAAAATTCCCGAGCAGGAAGCGGCAGTATCTTCCTTGTCCACATTAATGTCTCTGGCGCCAGAGGATACATTTACAGTGTTTAAgatg caTCTGCAAGAACTTCCAGATCGACTCTCTCATGATATGCTCTCAGTGACCGACATCAAT ATATTCCATACACCTGAGGGGATGCTTTTAAGTGAGCAAGGTATATATGTTGCTGAGACGATTGGTGCCAAGTACACAAGGCAGGAGCCG AGTTCTAATCATTCTCTAAAGAAAGGATTGGCTAGTAGAGAAGCTGCAAATTCAGGCAGAAGGGACACTTCAAAGTTGACCAAGAAAGCTG GAAAAACTGCAAAGGAAGAAGCACGGGAACTGATGCTCAAAGAGGAGGCCTCAACACGGGAAAATGTTCACAGGATACAAAAAAGTCTTTCGTTGGTACTCCATGCTCTTGGGGAGATGGGTCTTGCTAATCCTGTGTTTTGTCACAGCCAGTTACCTTTTTTG GCTACCTTTTTGGATCCATTGCTGCGATCACCTATCGTAAGTGCTACAGCCTTTGAAAACTTGGTGAAGCTAGCAAGGTGTACAGTTCAGCCACTGTGTAATTGGGCTCTAGAAATTTCAACTGCTCTGCGGTTGATCGCGATTGATGAAGTTGATACTTCATCTGATTTTCGTCCATCAGTTGACAAGGCTGGGAAAACAGATGAGGGCCTTTTTGAGAGGATTATAAACGGGTTATCCATATCTTGTAAATCCGGACCACTTCCCGTAGATACCTTCACATTCATTTTCCCG ATACTGGAGCGAATTTTACTGTCATCAAAGCGGACAAAACTTCATGATGATGTGCTTCATATTCTGTGCATGCATCTAGATCCGATGCTGCCACTTCCAAGACTCCGGATGATATCA GTTCTTTATCATCTGCTAGGTGTTGTTCCCGCATATCAAGCATCAGTTGGACCTGCACTTAATGAATTGTGTCTTGGATTGCAAGCAGATGATGTCGcaaat gcACTTTATGGAGTATATTCAAAAGATGTTCATGTCAGAATGGCCTGCTTAAACGCAGTAAAGTGCATTCCAGCTGTTTCCAAATGCTCCCTTCCTCAAAATGTTGATATAGCGACAAACATTTGGATAGCTTTACATGACCCTGAAAAG TCAGTAGCTGAAGCAGCAGATGATATATGGTCCCGTTATGGATATGATTTGGGGATTGATTATTCAGGAATCTTTAAAGCACTTTCTCATACAAATCTCAATGTCCGATTAGCTGCAGCAGAAGCATTGGCTGATGCTCTTCATGAAAGCCCGGCATCAATCCAG CTATCTCTTTCAACTTTATTTTCTCTGTACATCCGTGATGCTACGTCTGGTGAGGATGTCTTTGATGCTGGTTGGATAGGAAGGCAAGGAATAGCCTTAGCACTGCAATCTGCTGCCGATGTATTGACAACAAAGGACCTTCCTGCTGTTATGACATTTTTAATATCCCGTGCGCTG GCTGATCCCAACACAGATGTTCGTGGAAGGATGATCAATGCTGGTATCATGATTATTGATAAGCATGGCAAAGAAAACGTTTCATTGTTGTTCCCCATCTTTGagaattatttaaataaagag GCATCGGATGAAAAGGAATATGACCTGGTTCGTGAGGGTGTTGTTATATTCACTGGAGCACTGGCAAAGCACCTAGCAAAA GATGATCCAAAAGTCCACACTGTTGTGGAAAAGCTGTTGGAGGTGTTGAATACACCATCAGAATGTGTGCAACGTGCAGTCTCAACATGCCTTTCTCCACTTGTGCTATCAAAGCAG GAGGATGCCCCTGCCCTTTTTTCAAGGCTCTTGGATAAGCTAATGAAGAGTGATAAATATGGTGAGCGGAGAGGGGCAGCTTTTGGTCTTGCGGGAGTAATTATGGGCTTTGGAATTTCCAGCTTGAAGAAATATGGTCTTATAGTCACTTTGCAAGAGGCACTTATTGACAG AAATTCTGCGAAACGGCGTGAAGGAGCACTTCTTGCATTTGAATGTCTTTGCGAGAAGCTTGGAAAATTATTTGAACC GTATGTGATAAAGATGTTACCCTTACTTCTGGTGTTGTTCTCTGACCAAGTTGGAGCAGTTCGTGAAGCAGCAGAATGTGCTGCTCGAGCTATGATGTCTCAACTCTCTGCATATGGTGTGAAACTTGTCCTTCCTTCTCTGCTCAAG GGCCTTGAAGATAAAGCATGGAGAACAAAGCAGAGCAGTGTACAGCTTCTCGGTGCTATGGCGTTTTGTGCTCCTCAGCAACTTTCTCAATGCCTTCCTAGGGTTGTTCCAAAACTCACAGAG GTTTTGACGGATACACATCCAAAAGTCCAGTCAGCTGGGCAGTTAGCACTTCAGCAG GTTGGAAGTGTCATAAAGAACCCAGAGATATCCTCTCTTGTCCCTACTCTTCTGTTGGCCTTAACAGATCCCAATGAGTACACACGACATTCTCTTGACATCCTTCTCCAA ACAACATTCGTTAATTCTGTTGATGCCCCGTCGCTTGCACTATTGGTACCAATAGTGCATAGAGGATTGAGGGAAAGAAGttctgaaacaaaaaagaaagcttCTCAGATTGTCGGCAATATGTGTTCTTTGGTGACAGAACCAAAGGATATGATTCCTTACATAGGATTGCTCCTTCCTGAGGTTAAAAAG GTTCTTGTGGATCCAATTCCCGAGGTACGTTCTGTGGCAGCAAGGGCTGTTGGGTCACTTATTAGAGGAATGGGAGAGGATAATTTCCCAGATCTTGTTCCATGGCTGTTTGAAACTCTAAAATCTGATGCAAGCAATGTTGAAAGGTCTGGAGCTGCTCAGGGATTAAGTGAG GTTTTAGCAGCTCTTGGGACAGATTACTTTGAGAATCTACTTCCTGATCTCATTCGTCATTGTTCTCATCAAAAAGCATCAGTCCGAGATGGATACCTTACGCTTTTTAAG TTCTTACCAAGATCCTTGGGTACTCAATTCCAGAAGTACTTGCAGCTTGTTTTACCGGCCATTCTGGATG GTCTTGCCGATGAGAATGAATCTGTTCGTGATGCAGCCCTTGGGGCTGGCCATGTACTGGTGGAGCACCATGCAACAAC GTCgctgcctcttcttcttccagctGTGGAGGATGGTATTTTCAATGATAATTGGCGTATCCGTCAAAGTTCTGTCGAACTACTTGGGGATCTATTGTTCAAG GTTGCTGGTACATCGGGTAAAGCTCTGCTGGAGGGTGGAAGTGATGATGAAGGTGCAAGTACTGAAGCGCAGGGTCGTgcaattattgatattttaggGATGGACAAGCGTAATGAAGTTCTTGCTGCGTTATATATGGTCCGGACTGATGTTAGTTTGTCTGTTCGTCAG GCGGCACTACATGTATGGAAAACCATTGTAGCTAATACACCAAAGACTTTGAAGGAAATAATGCCAATTTTGATGAGTACCTTAATTTCTTCTTTGGCATCACCATCCTCTGAGAGGCGCCAG GTAGCAGGAAGATCACTTGGAGAGTTGGTTAGGAAGCTTGGTGAAAGGGTGCTTCCTCTTATCATTCCGATTTTATCTAAAGGACTGAAAGATCCAGATGTTGACAAAAGACAA GGTGTATGCATTGGCCTGAATGAAGTGATGGCCAGTGCTGGGAGGAGTCAGTTGCTGAGTTTCATGGATCAGCTCATTCCCACAATTCGGACGGCACTTTGTGATAG TGCTCTTGAGGTTCGTGAATCTGCTGGACTAGCATTCAGCACTCTGTATAAG AGCGCTGGATTGCAAGCAATGGATGAGATTATCCCAACTCTTCTGGAAGCGTTAGAGGATGATGAGATGTCTACTACTGCACTGGATGGCCTTAAACAAATTATAAG TGTTAGGACATCAGCTGTTCTTCCACACATCTTGCCCAAGCTTGTCCACCTTCCTCTCTC TGCCTTAAATGCTCATGCTTTGGGAGCTTTAGCTGAGGTTGCTGGTGCTGGTTTTAACACTCATCTTGGGACCATACTTCCTGCTTTGCTCTCTGCAATGGGAGAtgaaaacaag GAAGTCCATTCATTGGCTCAAGAGGCTGCAGAGAGAGTGGTGCTGGTGATAGATGAAGAAGGAGTTGAGACTCTATTATCAGAACTTCTCAAAGGAGTGTCTGATATTCAG gctTCAATTAGAAGAAGTTCTGCCTATCTGATTGGTTACTTCTTCAAGAGTAGCAAGCTTTACTTGATTGATGAAGCTCCAAACATGATATCCACCCTGATTGTTATGCTCAGTGATTCTGATTCAACAACTGTTGCG GTTTCCTGGGAAGCTTTGGCTAGGGTTGTTGGTTCAGTTCCAAAGGAGGTACTTCCTTCATATATAAAACTTGTACGTGATGCTGTATCTACCGCTAGGGACAAAGAGCGCAGGAAGCGGAAG GGAggatatgttgttattcctggTCTATGCCTCCCTAAATCCCTTAAGCCATTACTTCCAGTATTTCTACAG GGTTTAATTAGTGGATCCGCCGAGTTAAGAGAGCAAGCTGCACTTGGTCTTGGTGAGCTTATTGAAGTTACTAGTGAGCAAGCATTGAAGGAGTTCGTCATACCTATAACAGG GCCTCTTATTCGAATCATAGGAGATCGGTTTCCGTGGCAGGTCAAAAGCGCTATTTTGGCTACATTAATCATCCTTATACAAAGGGGTGGGATGGCGCTTAAGCCATTTCTCCCTCAACTTCAAACAACATTTGTCAAGTGTTTGCAAGATTCTTCAAG GACCATTCGTTCTAGTGCTGCCCTTGCCCTGGGAAAGCTTAGTGCATTAAGCACGAGGATTGACCCATTAGTTGGTGACTTGATGACAAGTTTCCAG GCCGCAGATTCTGGGGTACGGGAGGCTATCCTCTTTGCTATGAGAGGTGTAATTAAGCATGCTGGGAAGAGCATTGGGCCAGCTGTCAGATTACTCATTTTTGATCTCCTAAAGGATTTATTGCACCATGACGATGACCAAGTTCGAATTTCTGCCACAAGCATGCTGGGTGTTTTATCACAG TACTTGGAAGCTGCACAACTCAGTGTTCTGCTTCAGGAAGTCAGAGATTTATCTGCTTCACAAAATTGGTGTGCTACGCATGGCTCAGTTCTCTGTATTTCATCTTTGCTGAAGCACAATCCTTCAACCATTATGACATCGTCACTCTTTTCCTCTATGTTAAATTCTCTTAAGAGCTCTTTGAAGGATGAGAAG TTTCCATTACGCGAAAGCTCGACAAAGGCTCTGGGAAGGCTTTTGCTACATCAACTTGCAATAGATCCTTCCAACACAAAAGTGGTTATCGATGTCCTTTCATCGATTGTCTCAGCTTTGCATGATGATTCTAGTGAGGTTCGAAGAAGAGCTCTCTCTTCACTGAAAGCTTTTGCAAAA GATAACCCATCAGCAACCATTGCAAATGTAAGTGTTATTGGGCCTCCACTTGCTGAATGTTTGAAGGATGGGAACACACCAGTGAGACTTGCTGCAGAAAGATGTGCTTTGCATGTGTTCCAATTAACAAAGG GCGCAGAAAATGTTCAAGCAgctcaaaaatatataacaggATTGGATGCCCGACGGTTATCCAAGTTTCCTGAACAAAG CGACGACAGCgaaagtgatgatgataatgCAATTGGGTAG